One segment of Rosa chinensis cultivar Old Blush chromosome 6, RchiOBHm-V2, whole genome shotgun sequence DNA contains the following:
- the LOC112170694 gene encoding protein WUSCHEL — MLCRQSRWTPTTDHIRILNELFYNKGVRSPTIEQVQRICLQLKWYGKIEFKNVYYWFVNQRSQEKQKKRSTSDVHVPMQRSGLVDDDKVTNWKHEDQYINFGSSAPASASSAGVLIAFNG; from the coding sequence ATGCTTTGTAGGCAGAGCAGGTGGACTCCCACTACAGATCATATAAGAATCCTCAATGAGCTTTTCTACAACAAGGGAGTTAGGTCCCCAACTATAGAGCAGGTTCAGAGGATCTGTCTCCAGCTGAAATGGTACGGCAAGATCGAGTTCAAGAACGTCTATTATTGGTTCGTGAACCAAAGGTCTCaggagaagcagaagaagaggtCCACTTCGGATGTTCATGTGCCCATGCAAAGATCAGGGCTTGTTGATGATGACAAAGTTACCAATTGGAAACATGAGGATCAGTATATTAACTTTGGATCTTCTGCacctgcttctgcttcttccgCTGGTGTGCTGATTGCTTTTAACGGGTAG